One Helicobacter pylori genomic window, GGCAAAGCCTTTGAGAGAGCGTGATAATGGGCTTATGGCTAAAAGAAGCCAAAAGGACATGCTCTAAATCATCAATTTGATTTTTGAGCTGCTGGCTGATGTAGGCGTTATTATGCCCAAAAAGATTCACCCACCATGAGCTGATTAAATCCATGTAAGCGTTATCATTAAAATCATAGAGGTAAATCCCTTGAGCCTTTTTAATGGGGATAATGGGGAAATTTTGATGCTCTTGCATTTGCGAGCAAGGGTGCCAAAGATATTCCAAATCCAAAGCGGCTAAATTTTCTTGAAAATTCATGTTAAAAACTCTCTATAATAAGGATAATTTTAATAACCTTTGGTTAAAATAAGGTTATTTGATTTTACTATAAGGTTGTTTAAACCTGAATTTCACATTTTTGATTTTTTAAAAGGGATTAGAGTTCTTATGATTGAATGGATGCAAAATCATAGAAAGTATTTAGTGGTTACAATATGGATAAGCACGATCGCTTTTATTGCCGCCGGAATGATAGGCTGGGGGCAATACAGCTTTTCTTTAGATAGCGATAGCGCTGCCAAAGTGGGACAGATTAAGATTTCTCAAGAAGAATTAGCCCAAGAATACCGCCGCCTTAAAGACGCATATGCTGAGTCTATCCCTGATTTTAAAGAACTCACTGAAGATCAAATCAAAGCCATGCATTTGGAAAAAAGCGCTCTAGATTCGCTCATCAATCAAGCTTTATTAAGGAATCTCGCTTTAGATTTAGGGCTTGGCGCTACGAAGCAAGAAGTGGCTAAAGAAATCAGAAAAACGAGCGTTTTCCAAAAAGATGGCGTTTTTGATGAAGAATTGTATAAAAATATCTTAAAACAAAGCCATTACCGCCCCAAGCATTTTGAAGAAAGCGTTGAAAAGCTTTTAATCCTTCAAAAAATCAGTGCTCTATTCCCCAAAACCACTACCCCTTTGGAGCAATCCAGCCTATCGCTTTGGGCAAAATTGCAAGACAAATTAGACATTCTCATCCTAAACCCTAATGATGTTAAAATCTCTCTTAATGAAGAAGAGATGAAAAAATATTATGAGTCCCATAAAAAGGATTTTAAAAAGCCCACAAGCTTTAAAACGCGCTCTTTATATTTTGACGCTAGTTTGGAAAAACCTGATTTGAAAGAATTGGAGAAATATTACCATAAAAACAAGGTGTCTTATTTGGACAAAGAGGGGAAATTGCAGGATTTTAAAAGCGTTCAAGAGCAAGTCAAGCATGATTTAAGCATGCAAAAAGCGAATGAAAAAGCCTTAAGGAGTTATGTCGCTCTAAAAAAAGCGAACGCGCAAAACTACACCACGCAAGATTTTGAAGAAAACAACTCCCCCTATACTGCTGAAATCACGCAAAAACTCGCCGCTCTCAAGCCCCTTGAAATCCTAAAGCCAGAGCCTTTTAAAGATGGTTTTATTGTGGTGCAACTCATCTCTCAAATTAAAGACGAATTGCAGAATTTTGATGAAGCCAAAAGCGCTCTTAAAACCCGCTTGACTCAAGAAAAAACCCTTATGGCGTTGCAAGCTTTAGCTAAAGAAAAGCTTAAGGATTTTAAAGGCAAAAGCGTGGGCTATGTAAGCCCTAATTTTGGAGGCACTATTAATGAACTTAACCAAGAAGAGAGCGCGAAGTTTATCAGCACCCTTTTTAACCGCCAGGAAAGAAAGGGGTTTATTACTATTGGTAATAAGGTGGTGCTTTATCAAATCACAGAACAAAATTTCAACCACTCCTTTAGCGCAGAAGAAAGCCAGTATATGCAGCGTTTAGTCAATAACACTAAAACGGATTTTTTTGATAAAGCGTTGATAGAAGAATTGAAAAAACGCTATAAGATAGTCAAATACATTCAATAAATGCAAGGGGAAATCATGGAACATAAAGAAATCGTTATAGGGGTTGATATAGGCTCTAGAAAGATTTGCGCGATAGTGGCTGAATTTAAAGACGGGATTTTACGCATCATTGGCACAGCCCATCAAGACTCCAAAGAAATCAATTCAAAAGCCATTAAAAGAGGGCGTATCAATAGCCTTGCTCACGCTTCTAACGCCATTAAAGAAGTGATCAATAGCGCTAAAAAAATGGCAGGTTTGAACGCTGATGAAGACAGGAATAACCCCATTTCCTCCTTTAGGGAATCGTATTACCCTAAAACTAGAGCGATTGTTTCTTTTTCTGGGGCTTATACTGAAAGCATTAGAGATGTTACCGGTGTGGCTAGCACTAAAGATAATGTGGTAACCATTGATGAAATCAATCGCGCTATCAATAACGCATGCGCTAAAGCAGGCTTAGATAATGATAAACACATTTTGCATGCCCTCCCCTATCGCTTCACTTTAGACAAACAGGAAGTGAATGACCCCTTAGGGATGAGCGGGACTCGCCTAGAAGTCTTTATCCACATTGTTTATACAGAAAAAAACAACATTGAAAATTTAGAAAAAATCATGATCCAATCTGGAGTAGAGATTGAAAACATCGTGATCAATTCTTATGCAGCCTCGATTGCCACCTTGTCTAATGATGAAAGGGAATTGGGCGTGGCTTGCGTGGATATGGGCGGAGAGACATGCAACCTTACGATTTATAGCGGCAATTCCATACGCTATAACAAATACTTACCCGTAGGCTCTCACCATTTAACCACGGATTTATCGCACATGCTCAACACCCCATTCCCTTACGCTGAAGAAGTTAAGATCAAATACGGGGATCTTTCTTTTGAAGGCGGAGAAGAAACGCCCTCTCAAAATGTCCAAATCCCTACCACCGGCTCTGATGGCCATGAAAGCCATATTGTGCCGCTTAGTGAAATCCAAACTATCATGAGGGAAAGGGCTTTAGAAACCTTTAAAATCATCCACAGAAGCATTCAAGATAGCGGTTTAGAAGAGCATTTGGGCGGGGGCGTTGTGTTAACCGGTGGGATGGCTTTAATGAAAGGGATCAAAGAATTAGCCAGAACCCATTTCACCAATTACCCGGTGCGTTTGGCAGCCCCTGTTGAAAAATACAATATCATGGGCATGTTTGAAGACTTGAAAGATCCTCGCTTTTCAGTCGTGGTTGGCTTGATTTTATACAAAGCAGGGGGGCATACCAATTATGAAAGAGACTCTAAAGGGGTTATCCGCTACCATGAAAGCGATGATTACACAAGAACAGCCCATCAATCAAGCCCTACCCCCCATATCCATTCATCGCCCACAGAAAGGAATTTGAGCGATTTAAAAACCCCTAGCGCTCCTTTAAACACCGCTAAAAACGATGACTTCTTGCCTATAAAAACCACCGAACAAAAAGGTTTTTTTAAAAGTTTCCTTGATAAGATTTCTAAAATCTTTTAAGATACAGCCATTTCTTTATGCGATAAAAACGCCTTGATAGTTATCAAAAGCCAGAAAACATGGTATAATCCTTTAGCTATTTATCAAAGTTTAAGATTTGCAAAAATCGTATCTCAAGGGGAATGTGGCTATGGTTCATCAATCAGAGATGGAAAATTATAATATCGGTCAAGCGAGCATTGAAGAAGTAAGCGATCCAGCTTATAAAGGGGCTAAGATTGTCGTCATCGGTGTTGGAGGTGGGGGGTCTAACATGATTAAACACCTGGTTGAATACGGCGTGCATCAAGATGTTACCCCCATTGCAACGAACACTGATGGCCAACACCTCAAAAACAATCCCGCTCCGGTTAAAATCCTTTTAGGCAAAGAGTCTACTGGAGGTTTAGGCGCTGGAGGGGTTCCTGATATTGGTAGGAAAGCCGCTGAAGAAAGCGCTAATGAAATTAGAGAAGCGATTAAGGACGCCAAATTAGTCATTGTCTCTACAGGGCTTGGAGGAGGGACTGGGACTGGAGCTACCCCTACTATCGTTAAAATCGCAAAAGAAGTGGGAGCGCTCACGATTGCTATCGTCACTAAGCCTTTCAAATACGAAGGATCTCAAAAAAGCAAGAAAGCCGAAGAGGGGTTAAAGGAGTTGGAGCAATCTAGCGATTCTATTTTGGTTATCCCTAATGATAAAATTCTTTTGACCATGAAAAAAAACGCCAGCACCAAAGAATGCTATAAAGAAGTTGATGATGTCTTGGTTAGGGCTGTGAGCGGTATTTCTACGATCATCACTAAACCCGGTGATATTAATGTTGATTTTTCCGATTTAAAAAGCGCTCTTGGTTTTAAAGGCTTTGCGTTAATGGGTATTGGTGAGGCCACTGGCGAAGAATCCGCTAAATTAGCGGTGGAAAATGCGATCCAATCGCCTCTTCTTGATGACGCTTCTATTGATGGGGCTAAGAGCATTATTGTCTTTTTTGAGCACCACCCTGATTATCCTATGTATGCTTATTCTCAAGCTTGCATATCTATTCAAGAACGAGCCAATCAAGATGTTGATGTTAAGTTTGGCCAACACACGAGCGAGAGTATCCCCATTGATCATGTGCGCGTTACTATCATTGCAACCGGTGCTGAAAGAAATAGCGGTGGAGTGGGTTTGGAATCTATCGCTACGCCCTCTCAGCCTGTGGTGAAACAAACAAGAAAAGTGGGTAATAGCGATTTTTTAAGAATCCCTACTGAAGAAGAACTATCCACACCCACAGCCATAAGAATCCAGCAAGATTAATTGCAAATCTCGCTTTCCCCCCTATTTTTATAGGGTCATAATAAAGCGGTTTGTTGGGTTTGCTCTCATTTATTTTTTAGAATAAAATTAAAAAACTTTGATTTTTCGTTATGCTGATTTTTAGAGCGTTTAGAGAGATTTTAAAGTGCTTAAAGGGGAATATCCCAAAGCATCTCCTAGTTAATGAAACGCTAGAAACCCATTTGGCAAAAACCGAGGGCTTTGTTTTTCACACTCACCACCCCTGAAACTATACGCCCCATTATGAATTTGTGAGGTCAATGCATTTTTAACTTGATTGAGCTTCGCATCTCATCAAATACAGATAATATTTTTCCTATCAAAATAATTGATAGCAACAGTGATTTTATCAGGCAAGTCATCACTTGCTTTGATAATCTTTTTCAAAAGATCGCGCGCATCAGTGAAAAATTCTCGCTTATTAGCTTTACTTCTAACATGCTCGCAATAAGGCCAACGCTCACGCTCTTACCTTGTGATAGAGCGTTAGAGATTTTAATGATTTCAAGGTTTTGTTTCGCGCTCAATCTATACCTTACTCAAATTCCGCTTCTCATAGTCTCGGCTTTTAATGGTTTCTTTTTCTTATTTACTCATCTCATCAATGGCTCTGACTTTTTAGAGCCTTCAATTCTTTCTAAAAATCATAGTTTAGTAACAATTTGCTAGAGCTAACCACTCTACCACTTGCACTATACTTTAACACTGACTTTTTCTTATCATACTCGTTTAATTGAGCGGATAGGGGTTGGTTAGAGTTGACAGAGATTTTAAAGAGAGATAGTTGGCTTTTAGCTTCCTTGTATTCCTTAAAGGCGGGCATCAATGAGAGATGATAATGAGTTAGAATGGATAGGGTTTTTTTCGCTATTAAGCTAACTTGGTGCGTTTAGAATTATCCGCACCGATGAAAAGGTTTTTTAAAATCGCTTGACACAAGGTCTCCTTTAAATTTTAAGTATCACTGCAATCAATGCGTCTCACACCAATCACTTAGAAGAGTCTTGATTTTTAATAGCAATATCTAGCTTATTGAAAGGGATTTCAATGTGG contains:
- the ftsA gene encoding cell division protein FtsA produces the protein MEHKEIVIGVDIGSRKICAIVAEFKDGILRIIGTAHQDSKEINSKAIKRGRINSLAHASNAIKEVINSAKKMAGLNADEDRNNPISSFRESYYPKTRAIVSFSGAYTESIRDVTGVASTKDNVVTIDEINRAINNACAKAGLDNDKHILHALPYRFTLDKQEVNDPLGMSGTRLEVFIHIVYTEKNNIENLEKIMIQSGVEIENIVINSYAASIATLSNDERELGVACVDMGGETCNLTIYSGNSIRYNKYLPVGSHHLTTDLSHMLNTPFPYAEEVKIKYGDLSFEGGEETPSQNVQIPTTGSDGHESHIVPLSEIQTIMRERALETFKIIHRSIQDSGLEEHLGGGVVLTGGMALMKGIKELARTHFTNYPVRLAAPVEKYNIMGMFEDLKDPRFSVVVGLILYKAGGHTNYERDSKGVIRYHESDDYTRTAHQSSPTPHIHSSPTERNLSDLKTPSAPLNTAKNDDFLPIKTTEQKGFFKSFLDKISKIF
- the ftsZ gene encoding cell division protein FtsZ, producing the protein MVHQSEMENYNIGQASIEEVSDPAYKGAKIVVIGVGGGGSNMIKHLVEYGVHQDVTPIATNTDGQHLKNNPAPVKILLGKESTGGLGAGGVPDIGRKAAEESANEIREAIKDAKLVIVSTGLGGGTGTGATPTIVKIAKEVGALTIAIVTKPFKYEGSQKSKKAEEGLKELEQSSDSILVIPNDKILLTMKKNASTKECYKEVDDVLVRAVSGISTIITKPGDINVDFSDLKSALGFKGFALMGIGEATGEESAKLAVENAIQSPLLDDASIDGAKSIIVFFEHHPDYPMYAYSQACISIQERANQDVDVKFGQHTSESIPIDHVRVTIIATGAERNSGGVGLESIATPSQPVVKQTRKVGNSDFLRIPTEEELSTPTAIRIQQD
- a CDS encoding peptidylprolyl isomerase → MIEWMQNHRKYLVVTIWISTIAFIAAGMIGWGQYSFSLDSDSAAKVGQIKISQEELAQEYRRLKDAYAESIPDFKELTEDQIKAMHLEKSALDSLINQALLRNLALDLGLGATKQEVAKEIRKTSVFQKDGVFDEELYKNILKQSHYRPKHFEESVEKLLILQKISALFPKTTTPLEQSSLSLWAKLQDKLDILILNPNDVKISLNEEEMKKYYESHKKDFKKPTSFKTRSLYFDASLEKPDLKELEKYYHKNKVSYLDKEGKLQDFKSVQEQVKHDLSMQKANEKALRSYVALKKANAQNYTTQDFEENNSPYTAEITQKLAALKPLEILKPEPFKDGFIVVQLISQIKDELQNFDEAKSALKTRLTQEKTLMALQALAKEKLKDFKGKSVGYVSPNFGGTINELNQEESAKFISTLFNRQERKGFITIGNKVVLYQITEQNFNHSFSAEESQYMQRLVNNTKTDFFDKALIEELKKRYKIVKYIQ